In Solanum lycopersicum chromosome 5, SLM_r2.1, the following are encoded in one genomic region:
- the LOC101251185 gene encoding glutamate decarboxylase-like (The RefSeq protein has 1 substitution compared to this genomic sequence), giving the protein MVISKAASESDLSVHSTFASRYVRVSLPRFKMPENSIPKDAAYQIINDELMLDGNPRLNLASFVTTWMEPECDKLIMDSINKNYVDMDEYPVTTELQNRCVNMIAHLFNAPLGEGEAAVGVGTVGSSEAIMLAGLAFKRKWQNKMKAQGKPHDKPNIVTGANVQVCWEKFARYFEVELKEVKLEDGYYVMDPEKAVEMVDENTICVAAILGSTLNGEFEDVKRLNDLLVEKNKETGWDTPIHVDAASGGFIAPFIYPEIEWDFRLPLVKSINVSGHKYGLVYAGIGWVIWRNKEDLPEELIFHINYLGADQPTFTLNFSKGSSQVIAQYYQLIRLGYEGYKNIMENCQENTRVLREGLEKIERFNIVSKEIGVPLVAFSLKDNSKHNEFEISEHLRRFGWIVPAYTMPANAEHVTVLRVVIREDFSRTLAERLVGDIVKVLHELDNLPARVTAKLAAIAEGEGSSGHKKSPMEVQLEITNVWKKFVAEKKKTKNVIC; this is encoded by the exons ATGGTCATATCCAAGGCCGCCTCGGAGTCGGATCTCTCCGTCCATTCCACCTTTGCTTCACGCTATGTCCGCGTTTCTCTTCCCCg GTTTAAGATGCCGGAGAATTCGATACCAAAGGATGCAgcatatcaaataattaatgatgaattaatgttgGATGGAAATCCAAGGCTAAATTTAGCTTCATTTGTGACAACATGGATGGAACCAGAATGTGATAAGCTAATCATGGATTCAATTAACAAGAATTATGTTGACATGGATGAATACCCTGTCACCACTGAGCTTCAG AATCGATGTGTAAACATGATAGCTCATTTATTTAATGCACCATTGGGAGAGGGAGAGGCTGCTGTTGGAGTTGGAACAGTTGGATCCTCAGAAGCCATTATGCTTGCTGGATTAGCCTTTAAGAGAAAATGGCAAAACAAAATGAAGGCCCAAGGAAAGCCTCATGACAAGCCCAATATTGTTACTGGGGCCAATGTCCAG gtATGCTGGGAGAAATTTGCGAGGTACTTCGAAGTAGAATTAAAAGAAGTGAAATTGGAGGATGGATACTATGTAATGGACCCTGAGAAAGCTGTGGAAATGGTTGATGAAAATACTATTTGTGTTGCTGCTATTTTGGGTTCCACACTTAATGGAGAATTTGAAGATGTCAAGCGTTTGAATGATCTCTTGGttgagaaaaacaaagaaactgG GTGGGATACTCCAATTCATGTGGATGCAGCAAGTGGTGGATTCATTGCCCCATTTATATATCCAGAAATTGAATGGGATTTTAGATTACCATTAGTTAAAAGTATTAATGTGAGTGGTCACAAATATGGTCTTGTTTATGCTGGTATTGGTTGGGTTATTTGGAGGAACAAAGAAGATTTGCCTGAAGAACTTATTTTCCACATCAATTATCTTGGTGCTGATCAACCTACTTTCACCCTTAACTTCTCTAAAG GTTCTAGCCAAGTAATTGCACAATATTATCAACTTATTCGTTTAGGTTACGAG GGATACAAGAATATTATGGAGAATTGTCAAGAAAATACAAGGGTACTAAGAGAAGGACTTGAAAAGACCGAAAGATTCAACATAGTATCTAAAGAAATTGGAGTCCCATTAGTAGCATTTTCTCTCAAAGACAATAGTAAACACAACGAATTCGAGATTTCTGAACACCTTAGGAGGTTTGGGTGGATCGTGCCAGCTTACACGATGCCAGCTAATGCTGAGCACGTGACCGTGCTCAGGGTAGTGATTAGGGAAGATTTTTCCCGAACACTAGCTGAGAGGCtcgtgggggatattgtaaaaGTCCTCCACGAGCTCGATAACCTCCCAGCAAGAGTCACGGCTAAATTAGCCGCGATCGCGGAGGGTGAAGGCTCATCAGGGCATAAGAAATCCCCAATGGAAGTGCAATTGGAAATCACCAATGTATGGAAGAAGTTTGTTGCTGAAAAAAAGAAGACCAAAAATGTAATATGTTAA